In Syntrophales bacterium, the genomic window AAAATCAATGAATACCCTTCAAGGCTGAAAGAACTATATTCGAACTCTGCCATCAATCTCCCCAGGGTTTCACCCACAGATATTTCCCCTTTGTACTTGAACCTATGGATGGCATTCAGAAGAGGTTCATTAAATTCCCCCACTGACCTTACAACAGAAAAATACTGTTTTGATGATGTACATTCCCCGCAAAGATGATCTGTACCCTCATAGTTAACAAAAGGAAGACCACAACACGAACAGATAGGTGTTTTAACAAAACTTATCCGAGAAAGGCACTCTGGACAGATACGAATTTTTTCATTATTATACAGAACTATACCGCATATCACACACCGTGAAGGAAATATAATATCGGCAAGACCTGTCAGAGCGTTTTTCAATATCACCACTCAGTCATGCAAGGTTGTGTATTCAGGCCAGTATTTGTAACTATAACATACCTTCATCGAGGGAAGTCACTTTCTGGTCCCCATTTCCGACTTCCATCTTGGGCACATCCGACCACAGCCTTTCAATATCGTAAAACTCTCGCGTAGGTTCATAGAAGACATGTACTATTACATCTCCATAATCCATCAGCACCCACTGCCCAAATTTTTCACCCTCAATT contains:
- a CDS encoding ComF family protein; translated protein: MILKNALTGLADIIFPSRCVICGIVLYNNEKIRICPECLSRISFVKTPICSCCGLPFVNYEGTDHLCGECTSSKQYFSVVRSVGEFNEPLLNAIHRFKYKGEISVGETLGRLMAEFEYSSFSLEGYSLILPVPLHQRRLKERGFNQSVILAREIAIRYSICLDFRTLKRTIHTKPQTGLGKKQRSTNVKGSFVITDREKIDGERVVLIDDVYTTGSTVRECARILLENGVEEVAVLTLARAV